The following are from one region of the Halogeometricum sp. S3BR5-2 genome:
- a CDS encoding DHHA1 domain-containing protein, translated as MQRRLVLGCGPVAERAVERLAEWPGSLTVLSRRSGVVDSFREDGVAAERCAPDDETAYPDDADVVFVAADDAAVNLDAARTARERFPDAHLLAYVGSDADPDTREALTELADRIVDARTTLVDRLTELTADDAAERLHRLYRVLKSIDGTLAVVTHDNPDPDAIASALALVRIAESVGVDAEACYFGAISHQENRALVNLLEIELVNLERGDDISEYGGVALVDHSRPGVNDGLPEETEVDVVVDHHPPRAPVEARFLDLRRELGATSTLATDYLRRLGIEPGATVATALLFGIRVDTRDFTREVSVPDFEAAAWLVPHADLSVLQRVESPSMSAEVMDTLARAIRNRDVRGEALATNVGEIRDRDALAQAADRLLDMEHVRLTVVYGFKDGTVYVSGRARGTDVDLGETLREALGPIGSAGGHADMAGAQIPLGILADVGEDSRESLSRVVNDVISGRVFETLEDATRTLGVSEDGTDLTFEFPMDEW; from the coding sequence ATGCAACGGCGGTTGGTTCTCGGATGCGGGCCGGTCGCGGAGCGGGCCGTCGAGCGGTTGGCCGAGTGGCCGGGGTCGCTGACGGTGCTCTCCCGGCGGAGCGGCGTCGTCGACTCCTTCCGCGAGGACGGCGTCGCCGCCGAGCGCTGCGCCCCGGACGACGAGACGGCGTACCCCGACGACGCCGACGTGGTGTTCGTCGCGGCCGACGACGCGGCGGTGAACCTCGACGCCGCCCGCACCGCCCGCGAGCGCTTCCCCGACGCCCACCTCCTCGCGTACGTCGGCAGCGACGCCGACCCCGACACCCGCGAGGCCCTGACGGAACTGGCCGACCGCATCGTCGACGCCCGGACGACGCTCGTCGACCGCCTCACCGAACTCACGGCGGACGACGCCGCCGAGCGCCTCCACCGACTGTACCGCGTCCTCAAGAGCATCGACGGCACCCTGGCCGTCGTCACGCACGACAACCCCGACCCCGACGCCATCGCCAGCGCACTCGCCTTGGTCCGCATCGCCGAGAGCGTCGGCGTCGACGCCGAGGCCTGCTACTTCGGCGCCATCTCCCACCAGGAGAACCGCGCGCTGGTGAACCTCCTCGAAATCGAACTCGTGAACCTCGAACGCGGCGACGACATCTCCGAGTACGGCGGCGTCGCCCTCGTCGACCACTCCCGTCCGGGGGTGAACGACGGCCTCCCCGAGGAGACGGAGGTGGACGTCGTCGTCGACCACCACCCGCCGCGCGCGCCCGTCGAGGCGCGCTTCCTCGACCTGCGGCGCGAACTCGGGGCGACGAGCACGCTCGCCACCGACTACCTCCGCCGCCTCGGTATCGAACCGGGCGCGACGGTGGCGACGGCGCTGCTGTTCGGCATCCGCGTCGACACCCGCGACTTCACGCGCGAGGTGTCGGTGCCGGACTTCGAGGCGGCCGCGTGGCTGGTCCCCCACGCGGACCTCTCCGTCCTCCAGCGCGTGGAGTCCCCGAGCATGAGCGCGGAGGTGATGGACACGCTCGCGCGGGCCATCCGCAACCGTGACGTGCGCGGGGAGGCCCTCGCCACCAACGTCGGCGAGATACGCGACCGGGACGCCCTCGCGCAGGCGGCCGACCGCCTCCTCGACATGGAGCACGTCCGCCTCACGGTCGTCTACGGGTTCAAGGACGGCACCGTCTACGTCTCCGGACGCGCGCGCGGGACGGACGTCGACCTCGGCGAGACGCTGCGGGAGGCGCTCGGCCCCATCGGCAGCGCCGGCGGTCACGCCGACATGGCGGGCGCGCAGATTCCGCTCGGCATCCTCGCGGACGTGGGCGAGGACTCCCGCGAGTCGCTCTCGCGCGTCGTCAACGACGTCATCTCCGGGCGGGTGTTCGAGACGCTGGAGGACGCGACCCGGACGCTCGGCGTGAGCGAGGACGGTACCGACCTCACCTTCGAGTTCCCCATGGACGAGTGGTGA
- a CDS encoding DUF7522 family protein, with protein sequence MEADPDLVASDLSESISAACRTAVGDNLRSITYFTPSAFQQVYLRSDLDSDADLAGFVEHETDDFRATRAYRGSELGDYEYTIRAFENGYMTVVTRGEHGVFVTTDEITERTSEEVASALREILVEQVEAV encoded by the coding sequence ATGGAAGCCGACCCTGATCTCGTCGCGTCCGACCTCTCGGAGTCGATCAGCGCAGCGTGTCGAACCGCCGTGGGAGACAACCTCAGGAGCATCACCTACTTCACGCCCTCGGCGTTCCAGCAGGTCTACCTCCGTTCGGACCTCGACTCGGACGCCGACCTGGCGGGGTTCGTCGAACACGAGACGGACGACTTCCGGGCCACCCGCGCCTACCGAGGGTCGGAACTCGGCGACTACGAGTACACCATCCGCGCGTTCGAGAACGGATACATGACGGTTGTCACCCGCGGCGAGCACGGGGTGTTCGTCACGACCGACGAGATAACGGAGCGCACCTCCGAGGAGGTTGCGAGCGCGCTCAGAGAGATTCTCGTCGAACAGGTCGAGGCGGTGTAA